Proteins found in one Brevibacillus brevis genomic segment:
- a CDS encoding MogA/MoaB family molybdenum cofactor biosynthesis protein, with protein sequence MSKWKVGVISASDSIARGDRVDDRMPIVRHLTREWLQVDVAVYRAVSDDMEDLQEHMIELVDREKCDLLIVTGGTGLSPRDVTPEVTAWVIDRPVPGLAEEMRRAGLKQSRRAMLTRAVAGTRGNSLIINLPGNPKGVEICFNAIGDMLSDALHILQGTGEANEDWGGLHW encoded by the coding sequence GTGAGCAAATGGAAGGTAGGCGTTATTTCTGCAAGTGATTCGATTGCCAGAGGAGATCGTGTGGACGATCGTATGCCAATCGTTCGTCATCTGACAAGGGAATGGCTTCAAGTAGATGTCGCTGTATACCGTGCCGTTAGTGATGATATGGAAGATTTGCAAGAACATATGATTGAGCTCGTAGACCGCGAAAAATGCGATCTGTTGATTGTTACAGGGGGCACAGGACTTAGCCCGCGTGACGTTACGCCAGAAGTGACAGCGTGGGTCATTGACAGACCAGTTCCAGGCTTGGCCGAAGAAATGCGCCGTGCTGGTTTGAAGCAATCCCGACGGGCGATGCTGACCCGTGCCGTTGCCGGAACCAGGGGTAATTCATTGATCATCAACCTCCCTGGGAATCCGAAAGGCGTAGAAATCTGTTTCAATGCGATTGGCGATATGCTTTCCGACGCTTTGCACATTTTGCAAGGAACGGGAGAAGCAAACGAAGATTGGGGAGGATTGCATTGGTAG
- the rimI gene encoding ribosomal protein S18-alanine N-acetyltransferase produces MSQPIDLEYRYMTMQDVGAVAELERLAFTTPWPHDAFVNELTRNPNARYVVVVHQNRVIAYCGMWIVIDEAHITNIAVHPLYRGKKVGLALMIKMMGVAKMQGAHSMTLEVRPSNTVARNMYIKLGFKEHGRRKGYYSDNNEDAIIMWVTL; encoded by the coding sequence ATGAGTCAACCAATCGATTTGGAATATCGTTATATGACGATGCAGGACGTTGGGGCTGTGGCAGAGCTGGAGCGCTTGGCTTTTACAACTCCATGGCCGCATGATGCATTTGTCAACGAGCTGACGAGAAATCCAAATGCACGCTATGTAGTCGTCGTTCACCAAAATCGGGTTATCGCTTATTGTGGCATGTGGATCGTGATCGATGAGGCACATATTACAAATATCGCCGTCCATCCTCTATACCGTGGAAAAAAGGTTGGATTGGCGCTGATGATCAAAATGATGGGTGTTGCCAAGATGCAGGGTGCCCATAGCATGACGCTCGAAGTTCGACCTTCGAACACAGTCGCGCGGAACATGTATATCAAGCTCGGCTTTAAAGAGCATGGGCGGCGCAAGGGATATTATTCGGATAACAATGAGGACGCAATCATTATGTGGGTGACATTGTAA
- a CDS encoding CAP-associated domain-containing protein, whose amino-acid sequence MHKWLWIGLIALGVLGISRLFTSDTTSFIRVNLNPASIYWDGREIVTSEKPGYYMQEGKEIPASLKYEGTLYVPLSMISRHLNKPVGWDETSQTAWVGQPPVFSIGQPEKQTTPDAVPASLSLPQKPATAKPPAALIREEKPNTIFGIALGISSEEVHKRLGEPARKEPSSLGYQWWVYNRDPARYIQVGIANDKVVDVYSLAPTAKLGNIGVGTSQQSLERQLDVQNIVSFSFQGAHIQITNQKQQRPLVMKDGTPYIYYLDKQNGNKVTAVRMMDTQMLLRGSFYETKWTYQGQAPNFDPPPLRVGEREQVNAASERQILDLVNVSRYRYKLPPLQWNEKAADVARKHSMDMEGNNFFDHISATTGSNPFDRMKSASLAYSMAGENIAAGYTDAIEAHEGWMNSPGHRKNVLEKGFTQLGVGVYTDYFTQTFLTPTK is encoded by the coding sequence ATGCACAAATGGCTCTGGATTGGCTTAATTGCCCTGGGAGTCTTGGGAATCAGCCGTCTCTTCACTTCGGATACTACTTCCTTTATACGGGTCAACCTTAACCCCGCCTCCATCTATTGGGATGGCCGTGAAATCGTCACAAGCGAAAAGCCCGGGTACTACATGCAGGAAGGCAAGGAAATACCAGCTTCCCTAAAATACGAAGGGACGCTATATGTACCTCTCTCCATGATCAGTCGTCACTTGAATAAGCCTGTCGGGTGGGATGAAACTTCCCAAACCGCCTGGGTGGGTCAACCTCCCGTATTCTCCATCGGACAGCCTGAAAAACAGACTACACCCGATGCCGTCCCTGCCTCTCTGTCGCTTCCCCAAAAGCCTGCAACAGCCAAACCACCTGCAGCACTCATTCGAGAGGAGAAGCCTAACACGATTTTTGGCATCGCTCTCGGTATTTCTTCTGAGGAAGTCCACAAACGGTTAGGTGAGCCTGCTCGCAAAGAGCCAAGCAGTCTCGGCTATCAATGGTGGGTGTATAATCGTGACCCTGCGCGATACATTCAAGTCGGCATCGCAAATGACAAAGTCGTCGATGTGTATTCGCTCGCTCCTACAGCAAAGCTCGGAAACATCGGAGTCGGCACCAGCCAGCAATCACTGGAACGTCAGTTGGATGTACAAAACATTGTTTCTTTCTCTTTTCAGGGGGCACACATTCAGATCACCAATCAAAAGCAGCAACGCCCTCTCGTCATGAAAGACGGCACACCCTACATTTATTATTTGGACAAGCAGAATGGCAACAAGGTCACCGCAGTACGTATGATGGATACGCAAATGCTGTTGCGCGGCAGTTTTTACGAAACGAAATGGACCTATCAAGGTCAGGCGCCCAATTTTGATCCCCCTCCGCTTCGTGTTGGTGAACGAGAACAAGTCAATGCTGCATCTGAGCGCCAAATCCTCGATCTGGTCAACGTCTCCCGCTACCGATATAAGCTTCCGCCCCTTCAATGGAATGAAAAGGCTGCCGATGTGGCACGAAAACACAGCATGGACATGGAGGGTAACAATTTCTTCGATCATATCTCTGCGACTACGGGGAGTAATCCATTTGACCGCATGAAAAGTGCCTCTCTCGCTTACAGCATGGCTGGAGAGAATATTGCAGCAGGTTACACGGATGCCATCGAAGCCCATGAAGGTTGGATGAATAGTCCAGGCCATCGTAAAAACGTACTCGAAAAAGGCTTCACCCAGCTAGGAGTGGGTGTATATACAGACTACTTCACCCAAACCTTCCTCACTCCCACAAAATAA
- a CDS encoding 5-formyltetrahydrofolate cyclo-ligase, translating into MDQKTNKKQLRSHILERRKSMSAKEREQLSREVCDHLLSHERLADAKAIMAFHPFGDELDILPFLHEAKKRGQDIWLPLTNVAERRLIPYRYTGTHMLKQGVYGIWEPDPALAEEADVSHLDAIVVPGVAFDSKGGRMGYGGGYYDRFLATLKKLPFLVGVGFSIQVVEHVPLESHDVLLDAVVTEKGLLHF; encoded by the coding sequence ATGGACCAAAAAACGAATAAAAAACAGCTGCGAAGCCATATTTTGGAGAGGCGCAAGTCCATGTCTGCAAAGGAACGAGAGCAGCTTTCCAGAGAAGTATGCGATCATTTGCTGTCTCATGAAAGGCTGGCTGATGCCAAAGCAATCATGGCTTTCCATCCTTTTGGCGATGAACTGGATATTCTGCCCTTTCTACATGAGGCAAAAAAGCGAGGCCAAGACATATGGTTGCCGCTCACAAACGTTGCCGAGAGACGTCTCATTCCGTATCGGTATACAGGAACGCACATGCTAAAGCAAGGAGTCTACGGGATTTGGGAGCCAGATCCTGCCCTGGCAGAGGAAGCGGACGTATCACACTTGGATGCGATCGTTGTTCCCGGCGTTGCTTTTGACAGCAAGGGCGGACGTATGGGGTATGGTGGTGGTTATTATGACCGCTTTCTGGCAACGCTGAAAAAGCTCCCGTTCTTGGTTGGAGTCGGTTTCTCTATTCAGGTTGTGGAGCATGTGCCCCTAGAGTCTCATGATGTTTTGCTAGATGCAGTTGTCACCGAAAAAGGTCTACTGCATTTTTGA
- the abc-f gene encoding ribosomal protection-like ABC-F family protein has translation MILLQAEHIEKTYGIETILQDISLQIQTGERVGLVGVNGAGKSTLMKILAGELSYDKGIIRIPKDVTLGYLAQNSGLESERSIWDELLSVFSHLQKEELELRELEAKMGDPAILADEKRYQQLLENYSHRSEAFKEKGGYSYEGAIRGVLHGLRFADFDYTTPIRTLSGGQKTRLALAKLLLQSPTILLLDEPTNYLDIETLTWLETYLQNYQGAILVVSHDRYFLDKLVTVVYEIERTRATRYVGNYSRFLDEKAARLEQDLKRFEKQQEEIAKLEDFIARNIARATTTKRAQSRRKTLEKMDRLDKPIMNNKSVHFSFDVAKMSGTIVMKANNVAIGYPDAVLSQGLTFEIEREERVALVGPNGIGKSTLLKTIVEQLPKLRGDIHFGSNVTIGYYDQEHRNLNERNTVLGEIWDEYPNMLEKDVRTLLGNFLFSGDDVQKKISDLSGGERARVSLAKLMLKQANFLIFDEPTNHLDIFSKEVLENALYDYPGTILFVSHDRYFLNKIATRVLELTGDGVTSYLGNYDYFVEKKQELEELAAEQAAQPAKKQGGTVAAQPEKSSYELDKEAKRRERQRQRRLEEIEVTIQKREADIVKWEEELCLPEIYSDHVQAKERNDQIHAAKEELEQLYDEWSALSEE, from the coding sequence ATGATTTTGCTACAAGCTGAACATATAGAAAAAACGTATGGTATCGAAACCATTCTACAAGACATCTCCCTGCAAATTCAAACCGGGGAACGGGTTGGTCTGGTTGGCGTAAACGGTGCAGGCAAATCGACTCTGATGAAGATCCTCGCCGGCGAGCTAAGCTACGACAAAGGAATTATCCGCATTCCAAAGGATGTCACACTCGGGTATTTGGCACAAAACAGCGGCCTTGAATCGGAACGATCGATTTGGGATGAGTTGTTGAGCGTTTTTTCCCATTTACAAAAAGAAGAGCTGGAGCTTCGTGAGCTAGAGGCCAAAATGGGTGATCCGGCTATTCTCGCTGATGAGAAGCGTTACCAGCAACTGTTGGAAAATTACTCTCACCGCTCGGAGGCCTTTAAGGAAAAAGGCGGCTACAGCTACGAGGGTGCGATTCGTGGAGTTTTGCATGGTCTGCGCTTTGCGGACTTCGATTACACGACGCCGATCCGCACATTGAGCGGTGGACAAAAGACTCGTCTGGCACTCGCCAAGCTGCTGCTCCAATCTCCGACTATTCTTCTGCTCGATGAGCCGACGAACTACTTGGACATCGAGACACTGACTTGGCTGGAGACGTATTTGCAAAACTATCAGGGCGCCATTCTCGTCGTTTCCCATGACCGTTACTTTTTGGACAAGCTCGTGACCGTTGTTTATGAAATCGAACGGACACGCGCTACCCGCTATGTCGGTAACTACAGCCGCTTCCTCGATGAAAAGGCGGCTCGGCTCGAACAGGATTTGAAGCGATTCGAAAAACAACAGGAAGAGATCGCCAAGCTGGAGGATTTCATCGCGCGAAATATCGCTCGGGCTACGACGACCAAACGTGCACAGAGCCGGCGCAAGACGTTGGAAAAGATGGACCGCTTGGACAAGCCGATTATGAACAACAAATCCGTCCACTTCTCCTTTGATGTGGCGAAAATGAGCGGCACCATTGTGATGAAAGCAAACAACGTCGCGATTGGCTACCCGGATGCTGTCCTTTCTCAGGGCCTTACGTTTGAAATCGAGCGCGAGGAGCGTGTGGCCTTGGTCGGTCCCAATGGTATCGGGAAATCGACACTGTTAAAAACGATTGTGGAACAGTTGCCCAAGCTGCGCGGCGATATTCATTTCGGAAGCAATGTAACGATCGGGTACTACGATCAGGAGCATCGTAACCTGAACGAACGGAATACAGTGCTCGGCGAAATTTGGGATGAATACCCGAACATGCTGGAAAAGGATGTCCGCACCTTGCTCGGCAACTTCTTGTTTAGCGGTGATGATGTACAAAAGAAGATCAGCGACCTGTCTGGAGGAGAGCGTGCACGCGTCTCTCTGGCAAAGCTCATGCTGAAGCAAGCAAACTTCCTGATCTTCGACGAGCCTACGAACCACTTGGATATTTTCAGCAAGGAAGTGCTCGAGAACGCCCTCTACGATTATCCGGGTACGATCCTGTTCGTCTCCCATGACCGTTACTTCTTAAACAAGATTGCCACCCGCGTACTGGAGCTGACAGGCGATGGCGTGACCAGTTATTTGGGTAACTACGATTACTTTGTGGAGAAAAAGCAGGAACTGGAAGAGCTCGCAGCCGAACAAGCAGCGCAGCCCGCAAAGAAACAAGGCGGTACCGTAGCGGCACAGCCTGAGAAATCCTCTTATGAGCTAGATAAGGAAGCAAAACGTCGCGAACGTCAACGTCAGCGCCGTTTGGAAGAGATTGAGGTCACGATCCAAAAACGAGAGGCTGACATTGTCAAATGGGAAGAAGAGCTCTGTCTCCCGGAAATTTATAGCGATCATGTGCAGGCAAAAGAACGCAACGATCAAATCCATGCTGCCAAAGAAGAACTGGAGCAGTTGTATGACGAGTGGAGCGCGCTATCAGAGGAGTAA
- the groES gene encoding co-chaperone GroES, whose product MLKPLGDRVVIEAISKDETTASGIVLPDSAKEKPQEGRVIAVGSGRVADNGERIALEVKEGDKVIFSKYAGTEVKVDNKEYLVLRESDILAIIG is encoded by the coding sequence GTGCTTAAGCCATTGGGTGACCGTGTGGTAATCGAAGCTATCTCCAAAGACGAAACGACTGCAAGCGGTATCGTTTTGCCTGATTCTGCAAAGGAAAAACCGCAAGAAGGCCGCGTAATCGCAGTAGGTTCTGGCCGTGTTGCTGACAACGGCGAGCGCATCGCTTTGGAAGTAAAAGAAGGCGATAAAGTAATCTTCTCCAAATACGCTGGTACTGAAGTAAAGGTAGACAACAAGGAATACCTCGTGCTGCGCGAATCCGATATCCTCGCGATCATCGGTTAA
- a CDS encoding molybdopterin-binding protein — protein MVEKPQMREVPVREAIGMMLPHDMTQILPGEFKGRLFKKGHVVTEADIEPLLSIGKEHIYVLEMPEGYIHEEEAGIRIAKAVSGPGLTLTPPYEGKVSMKAARTGLAKINEEAVHALNKLEGIAFSTIYGDQVVHPGHTLAATRIIPLIMEESRIIELEQLAKQFEEPIVQVKTFQDKKVGLVTTGGEVFSGRIADKFGPVIRSKVEALGSTVVDQRFAPDDKEAIEQQIHSFLDEGVDLILVTGGMSVDPDDRTPGAIAGVGAEVVRYGTPMLPGSMLMVAYKGDVPILGLPGAVMHETFTSFDVFLPRILAGERIVASDMTRLGYGGLRKC, from the coding sequence TTGGTAGAAAAACCTCAGATGCGGGAAGTGCCAGTGCGTGAAGCGATCGGAATGATGCTTCCTCACGATATGACGCAAATTTTGCCTGGAGAATTCAAAGGACGCTTGTTCAAAAAAGGACATGTTGTCACCGAGGCGGATATTGAGCCGCTGTTGTCCATTGGCAAAGAGCATATTTACGTCCTGGAGATGCCAGAAGGCTACATCCATGAGGAAGAAGCGGGCATTCGTATCGCCAAGGCTGTTTCTGGACCAGGCTTGACCTTAACGCCTCCTTATGAGGGCAAAGTATCAATGAAGGCCGCCAGAACAGGTTTAGCCAAAATCAACGAGGAAGCTGTCCATGCGTTGAACAAGCTCGAAGGAATTGCGTTCTCCACGATTTACGGCGATCAGGTCGTACATCCCGGACATACATTGGCGGCTACGAGAATCATCCCGTTAATTATGGAGGAGTCTCGAATCATCGAGCTAGAGCAACTGGCCAAACAGTTTGAAGAACCGATTGTACAAGTAAAAACGTTTCAGGATAAAAAAGTGGGACTTGTTACGACAGGGGGAGAAGTCTTCTCTGGTAGGATTGCAGATAAGTTCGGTCCTGTCATTCGAAGCAAGGTGGAAGCTCTCGGATCTACTGTCGTGGACCAGCGTTTTGCCCCAGATGACAAGGAAGCGATCGAACAACAGATTCACTCATTCCTCGATGAAGGTGTCGATCTGATTCTGGTCACAGGGGGCATGTCTGTCGATCCAGATGACCGCACGCCGGGAGCGATTGCAGGAGTAGGAGCAGAAGTGGTGCGCTACGGTACGCCGATGCTACCGGGTTCCATGCTGATGGTTGCTTACAAAGGTGATGTGCCGATTCTCGGGTTGCCGGGAGCGGTCATGCATGAAACATTTACTTCCTTTGATGTGTTTTTGCCGCGCATCTTAGCTGGGGAGCGAATTGTGGCTTCCGATATGACAAGACTCGGATATGGTGGTTTACGAAAGTGCTAG
- the tatA gene encoding twin-arginine translocase TatA/TatE family subunit, protein MSSIGIPGLILILVLALVLFGPKKLPELGRAVGHTLKEFKNATRSLTSDDEDDDEEKKRKELAAKEASVKTTPVIAEKEAAERERIEREVREKMERERLEKEIREKLEQERLQMEKEQKNA, encoded by the coding sequence ATGAGCTCAATCGGGATTCCTGGATTAATCTTAATTTTAGTTTTAGCCTTGGTGCTTTTTGGTCCGAAAAAGCTTCCAGAATTGGGGCGTGCGGTAGGTCATACTTTGAAAGAATTCAAAAATGCTACGCGTAGTCTGACAAGCGATGATGAAGACGACGATGAAGAGAAAAAGCGCAAGGAGCTAGCCGCAAAAGAAGCGTCTGTCAAAACAACGCCGGTTATCGCTGAGAAGGAAGCAGCCGAGCGGGAGCGAATTGAACGCGAAGTTCGTGAAAAAATGGAACGCGAGCGCTTGGAAAAAGAAATCCGCGAAAAGCTGGAGCAAGAGCGCCTGCAAATGGAAAAAGAGCAGAAGAACGCGTAA
- the tatC gene encoding twin-arginine translocase subunit TatC produces the protein MKDQEMTVVEHLTELRKRIIWVLAVFIVALIVGFFLAGPLVDYLKQEPIADGVPIVSLHPSDALRVYMQVAFLVGAVITLPVALYHVWRFVSPGMEVHEKRGTLYFIPAACFLFIVGIVFGYYVVFPMVMQFMTSITASMGADPNYGIAQYFGFMFNMVIPFGILFQLPIIVMFLTRLRILNPMRLAKARRYAYFALAVVGITLTPPEIVSDILVIIPLLLLYELSIWLSRVVYRKQLKEQEAWEQEYGSLETNEPVQ, from the coding sequence ATGAAGGATCAGGAAATGACAGTGGTAGAACACCTGACGGAACTGCGCAAGCGCATCATATGGGTGCTGGCCGTGTTTATTGTCGCATTGATCGTCGGTTTTTTCCTCGCCGGTCCACTCGTGGATTATTTAAAGCAAGAACCGATTGCGGATGGCGTGCCCATTGTCTCGTTGCATCCGTCAGACGCACTTCGTGTTTACATGCAGGTTGCCTTCCTTGTGGGCGCTGTCATCACACTGCCTGTAGCACTTTATCACGTTTGGCGTTTTGTCTCACCAGGGATGGAAGTACATGAAAAGCGCGGGACGCTTTATTTCATCCCGGCGGCTTGTTTTCTGTTTATCGTTGGTATCGTGTTTGGCTACTACGTCGTTTTCCCGATGGTTATGCAGTTTATGACCAGTATTACAGCATCGATGGGCGCTGACCCGAACTACGGAATCGCGCAATACTTTGGTTTCATGTTTAATATGGTCATTCCGTTCGGGATACTGTTCCAGTTGCCAATTATCGTCATGTTCCTGACGAGACTGCGCATCCTCAATCCAATGAGGCTGGCAAAAGCACGACGTTACGCTTACTTTGCATTGGCTGTCGTCGGGATTACCTTGACGCCTCCCGAGATTGTCAGCGATATTCTCGTGATCATCCCTTTGCTGCTTTTGTACGAGCTGAGCATTTGGCTATCCCGTGTTGTTTATCGCAAGCAATTGAAAGAACAAGAAGCGTGGGAACAAGAATACGGCAGTTTGGAAACAAACGAACCCGTTCAATAA
- the tsaD gene encoding tRNA (adenosine(37)-N6)-threonylcarbamoyltransferase complex transferase subunit TsaD, protein MNKTYTSRYEKRIQQKYEAHRESGAPTYILGIETSCDETSAAVIRDGQEVLSNVIASQADIHKRFGGVVPEVASRRHVENITLTIEEALTEAGKTLDDIQAIAVTYGPGLVGALLVGVAAAKAISMARGIPLIGVHHIAGHIYANRLVQEMEFPLIALVVSGGHTELVWMKEHGQFEILGETRDDAAGEAYDKVARALNMPYPGGPHIDRLAHEGEANVQLPRSWLEPDSYDFSFSGLKSAVLNTLHNAAQRGETIEPANLAASFQDSVTEVLVEKTIRAARSHGAKQVLLAGGVAANRGLRERLQARCEAEGIPLVIPPFSLCTDNAAMIGAAGFIKYEKGQFEGLDLNGVPSLSLSEQ, encoded by the coding sequence ATGAACAAGACGTATACGTCGCGCTACGAGAAGCGCATACAGCAAAAATACGAAGCACATAGGGAATCAGGTGCTCCTACTTATATTTTAGGAATTGAAACAAGCTGCGACGAGACATCGGCTGCTGTCATTCGCGATGGTCAGGAGGTACTGTCGAACGTCATCGCTTCCCAAGCCGATATCCATAAAAGGTTTGGCGGAGTCGTGCCGGAGGTGGCTTCTCGCAGACATGTAGAGAATATTACGCTAACCATCGAAGAGGCCCTGACCGAAGCTGGAAAAACGTTGGATGACATTCAGGCAATTGCGGTGACGTATGGGCCTGGGCTTGTCGGAGCCCTGTTAGTTGGCGTGGCAGCAGCAAAAGCCATTTCCATGGCCAGAGGCATCCCGCTAATCGGAGTGCATCATATCGCAGGTCATATTTACGCGAATCGTCTGGTGCAAGAAATGGAGTTTCCGCTGATTGCGCTCGTCGTATCGGGCGGGCATACAGAGCTTGTCTGGATGAAGGAGCACGGTCAGTTTGAGATTTTGGGCGAAACGCGGGATGACGCTGCAGGGGAAGCGTACGACAAAGTAGCACGAGCGCTGAATATGCCGTATCCAGGCGGACCTCATATTGATCGCCTCGCACATGAAGGGGAGGCAAATGTACAGCTCCCTCGTTCATGGCTGGAGCCAGATTCCTACGATTTCAGCTTCAGTGGCTTGAAATCAGCTGTGCTCAATACCTTGCACAATGCAGCACAGCGAGGAGAGACGATCGAACCGGCGAATCTAGCGGCAAGCTTCCAAGACTCTGTAACAGAGGTCCTCGTAGAAAAGACGATTCGGGCAGCTCGTTCGCATGGAGCGAAGCAGGTATTGCTGGCTGGGGGCGTTGCGGCGAATCGTGGACTGCGTGAGAGACTGCAAGCGAGATGCGAGGCAGAAGGAATTCCTCTCGTGATTCCTCCGTTCTCGTTATGCACAGACAACGCTGCGATGATTGGGGCAGCAGGCTTTATCAAGTATGAAAAAGGACAGTTTGAAGGGCTTGATTTAAACGGAGTCCCAAGCCTGTCGCTTTCTGAGCAATAG
- the groL gene encoding chaperonin GroEL (60 kDa chaperone family; promotes refolding of misfolded polypeptides especially under stressful conditions; forms two stacked rings of heptamers to form a barrel-shaped 14mer; ends can be capped by GroES; misfolded proteins enter the barrel where they are refolded when GroES binds) yields the protein MAKQVKFSEDARRSMLRGVETLANAVKVTLGPKGRNVVLEKKFGSPLITNDGVTIAKEIELEDAYENMGAQLVKEVATKTNDIAGDGTTTATVLAAAMIREGLKNVTAGANPMVIRRGMEKAVRAAVEEIKSIAKPVENKSSIAQVAAISADDQEVGNLIAEAMEKVGKDGVITVEESKGFVTELEVVEGMQFDRGYASPYMITDTDKMEAVLNNPYILITDKKISNIQEVLPVLEQVVQSGKPLLIIAEDVEGEALATLVVNKLRGTFTAVAVKAPGFGDRRKAMLQDIAALTGGEVITEELGLDLKSTKLEQLGRAGKIVVTKENTTVVEGAGDKASIESRVTQIRQQIEDTTSDFDREKLQERLAKLAGGVAVIKVGAATETELKEKKLRIEDALNSTRAAVEEGIVPGGGTTLINAIKAVEAINVGGEEAVGVQIVLRSLEEPVRQIAANAGLEGSVIVERLKKEAVGIGFNAATEEYVNMLEAGIVDAAKVTRSALSNAASVAAMFLTTEAVIADKPEENKAPMGMPDMGGMGGMGMM from the coding sequence ATGGCTAAACAAGTCAAATTCTCTGAAGACGCTCGCCGCTCCATGCTGCGCGGTGTTGAAACTTTGGCAAATGCGGTTAAAGTAACCCTCGGTCCAAAAGGCCGTAACGTGGTTCTTGAGAAAAAATTCGGTTCTCCGTTGATCACTAACGACGGTGTTACCATCGCGAAAGAAATCGAGCTGGAAGACGCTTACGAAAACATGGGTGCGCAACTGGTTAAAGAAGTTGCTACCAAAACCAACGACATCGCTGGTGACGGTACAACAACTGCAACTGTACTTGCTGCAGCTATGATCCGTGAAGGTCTGAAAAACGTAACTGCTGGCGCTAACCCAATGGTTATCCGTCGTGGTATGGAAAAAGCAGTTCGTGCAGCTGTAGAAGAAATCAAATCCATCGCGAAGCCGGTTGAGAACAAATCCTCTATCGCGCAAGTAGCTGCTATTTCCGCTGACGATCAAGAAGTAGGTAACCTGATCGCTGAAGCAATGGAAAAAGTGGGCAAAGATGGCGTAATCACTGTTGAAGAATCCAAAGGATTCGTAACAGAGCTGGAAGTAGTAGAAGGTATGCAATTCGACCGTGGCTACGCTTCCCCTTACATGATCACTGACACTGACAAGATGGAAGCGGTTCTGAACAACCCTTACATCCTGATCACTGACAAAAAAATCTCCAACATCCAGGAAGTTCTGCCTGTACTGGAGCAAGTCGTACAAAGCGGCAAACCACTCCTGATCATCGCTGAAGATGTTGAAGGCGAAGCGCTCGCTACTCTCGTAGTGAACAAACTGCGTGGTACCTTCACAGCTGTAGCGGTTAAAGCACCTGGCTTCGGCGACCGCCGCAAAGCTATGCTGCAAGACATCGCTGCTCTGACTGGCGGCGAAGTAATCACAGAAGAGCTGGGTCTGGACCTGAAATCCACTAAGCTGGAGCAACTGGGTCGCGCTGGCAAAATCGTGGTTACAAAAGAAAACACAACTGTTGTTGAAGGTGCTGGCGACAAGGCTTCCATCGAGAGCCGCGTAACCCAAATCCGTCAACAAATCGAAGATACTACTTCCGATTTCGATCGCGAAAAACTGCAAGAGCGTCTGGCTAAATTGGCTGGCGGTGTAGCAGTAATCAAAGTCGGTGCAGCTACTGAAACCGAATTGAAAGAGAAAAAACTCCGCATCGAGGACGCTCTGAACTCTACTCGCGCAGCAGTAGAAGAAGGTATCGTACCTGGCGGTGGTACTACTTTGATCAACGCAATCAAAGCAGTTGAAGCGATCAATGTAGGTGGCGAAGAGGCTGTAGGTGTACAAATCGTACTCCGTTCCTTGGAAGAGCCAGTTCGTCAAATCGCTGCGAACGCAGGACTCGAAGGTTCTGTAATCGTAGAGCGTCTGAAAAAAGAAGCAGTGGGCATTGGCTTCAACGCTGCAACTGAAGAGTATGTAAACATGCTCGAAGCTGGTATCGTTGACGCGGCGAAAGTTACTCGCTCCGCACTGTCCAACGCTGCATCTGTAGCGGCTATGTTCCTGACTACAGAAGCAGTAATTGCTGACAAACCAGAAGAAAACAAAGCTCCTATGGGCATGCCAGATATGGGTGGCATGGGCGGTATGGGCATGATGTAA